Proteins from a single region of Caldivirga sp.:
- a CDS encoding phosphatase PAP2 family protein yields MYYSLLITGLAYVAVTLIVHLKPVNKVDSTVASLISSINRPRPLDHIAILLTKYGRFYTWGLVDLGLLVLRLWVPFTELTLSIILAYIIGGVTRLLMKRRRPYEMGYGKPVLAASGFSYPSGHAAVVFSGALIALMTLNRIASSILLTEAILVTISRVYLNAHYLTDVIGGVLLGLTSGLLAVALSSILIT; encoded by the coding sequence GTGTACTACTCATTATTAATAACTGGATTAGCCTACGTGGCTGTAACGCTAATTGTGCACCTTAAACCCGTTAACAAGGTTGACTCAACGGTGGCTTCATTAATTTCAAGCATTAACAGACCTAGACCACTGGATCACATTGCAATATTATTGACTAAGTATGGTAGATTCTACACATGGGGTCTTGTGGACCTAGGGCTCCTAGTATTGAGACTATGGGTTCCCTTCACTGAGTTAACATTATCAATAATTCTAGCCTATATAATTGGTGGAGTAACTAGACTGCTCATGAAACGTCGAAGACCCTACGAAATGGGTTATGGTAAACCAGTACTAGCCGCCAGTGGATTCTCATACCCCAGTGGCCACGCTGCAGTGGTCTTTAGTGGAGCACTAATCGCATTAATGACCCTTAATAGGATTGCATCATCAATACTCCTAACCGAGGCAATACTAGTGACCATATCTAGGGTGTATTTGAATGCGCATTACTTAACAGATGTAATAGGTGGTGTTCTACTTGGGTTAACCTCAGGGTTACTCGCTGTTGCATTATCCTCAATTCTAATAACCTAG
- a CDS encoding C/D box methylation guide ribonucleoprotein complex aNOP56 subunit, whose amino-acid sequence MSSTVYLMLDALGIIALRDDGSVVDKLVYNYDAQRIANMLNSIEVGKPTDELVDFINRLAKAGFSTVYVEHKELARNLTNVIKGVEIKAELPTKVGRMFREEFWSKYLKEVYGIEPIEYIKRVHEISVIQTRLKLKQAAERRDLFIAQAINSVDDLDKVSNLVASRLREWYGIHFPELENLTRNNNEYAALVYKLGDRSNYTKDNIVKALPELGEERASRIAEAAAKSVGASIVEWDLQQIKALAKLYLDMQTIRENLTEYIDDAMKDVAPNIRELAGSLLGARLIALAGSLMKLALMPASTIQVLGAEKALFRALRGRGRPPKHGVIFQYPDIFRAPRWQRGKIARALAAKLAIAAKADVFTGNFIAPRLKEEFMRRVQEVKTIYAKPPPRKPAAKPHGKPERKPGRR is encoded by the coding sequence GTGAGTTCCACAGTATACCTAATGCTGGACGCCTTAGGCATCATTGCGCTTAGGGATGATGGTTCAGTGGTGGATAAGCTAGTGTATAATTATGATGCTCAAAGGATCGCTAACATGCTTAATAGTATTGAGGTTGGTAAACCTACCGATGAGTTAGTGGACTTCATAAATAGGCTAGCTAAAGCTGGTTTTTCCACAGTTTACGTTGAGCATAAGGAGTTAGCCAGGAACCTAACTAATGTGATTAAGGGTGTTGAGATTAAGGCCGAATTACCCACTAAGGTGGGTAGGATGTTTAGGGAGGAGTTTTGGAGTAAGTACCTTAAGGAGGTTTATGGTATTGAACCCATTGAGTACATTAAGAGGGTCCACGAGATTTCAGTTATTCAAACTAGGCTAAAGCTGAAGCAGGCTGCTGAGAGGAGGGACTTATTCATTGCTCAAGCCATAAATTCGGTGGATGATTTAGATAAGGTATCTAACCTTGTGGCCTCTAGGCTTAGGGAATGGTATGGTATACATTTCCCTGAATTAGAGAACTTAACGAGGAATAATAATGAATACGCAGCTCTCGTTTATAAGCTTGGAGATAGGTCTAATTACACTAAGGATAACATAGTTAAGGCCTTACCTGAACTTGGTGAGGAGAGGGCTAGTAGGATAGCTGAGGCAGCTGCTAAGAGTGTTGGAGCATCCATAGTTGAGTGGGATCTTCAGCAGATTAAGGCTTTAGCTAAGCTTTACTTAGACATGCAGACAATTAGGGAAAACTTGACTGAGTACATTGATGACGCAATGAAGGACGTTGCACCCAATATTAGAGAACTTGCTGGTTCACTACTTGGAGCTAGGTTAATTGCATTGGCCGGTAGCCTAATGAAGCTGGCTTTAATGCCAGCATCAACTATTCAAGTCCTCGGTGCCGAGAAGGCGCTATTCAGGGCACTCAGAGGCAGGGGGAGGCCGCCGAAGCATGGTGTCATATTCCAGTACCCGGACATATTCAGGGCGCCAAGGTGGCAGAGGGGTAAGATCGCTAGGGCTCTTGCGGCTAAATTAGCCATAGCGGCTAAGGCTGATGTCTTCACGGGTAACTTCATCGCACCTAGGCTTAAGGAGGAGTTCATGAGGAGGGTTCAGGAGGTTAAGACAATTTACGCTAAGCCACCGCCCAGGAAGCCAGCGGCTAAGCCGCATGGTAAGCCTGAAAGGAAGCCTGGCAGAAGGTGA